A region of Mauremys mutica isolate MM-2020 ecotype Southern chromosome 2, ASM2049712v1, whole genome shotgun sequence DNA encodes the following proteins:
- the COLEC10 gene encoding collectin-10 isoform X1, with amino-acid sequence MSSMKGQQWRTCGTLVVLFIFQVQIFGFNVDNQPATDVCSTHTILPGPKGDDGEKGDQGEVGKHGKVGPKGPKGNKGAVGDSGDQGMIGKIGPIGGKGDRGIKGLTGVSGGKGKAGTVCECGRYRKVVGQLDINVARLKTSMKFVKNVIAGIRETDEKFYYIVQEEKSYKEAVTHCRIRGGMLAMPKDEAANALIADYISKSGLFRVFIGVNDMEKEGQFMYADNTPLQNYSNWKEGEPKNTSVREDCVEMLSTGEWNDSECHLAIYFVCEFKKRK; translated from the exons ATGAGCAGCATGAAAGGACAACAGTGGAGGACATGTGGAACTTTAGTAGTGCTCTTTATTTTTCAAGTTCAGATTTTTGGTTTCAATGTTGACAATCAACCTGCAACAGATGTCTGCTCGACACACACCATTTTACCTGGACCAAAAG GGGATGACGGTGAAAAAGGAGATCAAGGAGAGGTTGGAAAACATGGAAAAGTAGGCCCCAAAGGACCAAAAG GAAACAAAGGCGCAGTGGGGGATAGTGGGGATCAGGGAATGATTGGGAAAATTGGCCCAATCGGTGGAAAAG GTGACAGAGGAATCAAAGGTTTAACTGGGGTGTCTGGAGGGAAGGGAAAAGCAG GCACAGTCTGTGAATGTGGGAGATACCGCAAAGTTGTTGGACAACTGGATATTAATGTTGCTCGACTCAAGACATCCATGAAATTTGTCAAAAATG TAATAGCAGGAATCAGGGAAACAGATGAGAAATTCTATTACATCGTCCAAGAAGAAAAGAGCTACAAGGAGGCCGTGACCCACTGCAGGATCAGAGGAGGGATGCTGGCAATGCCGAAAGATGAGGCAGCCAACGCACTGATTGCTGATTACATCTCCAAGAGCGGCCTCTTCCGCGTGTTCATTGGGGTGAACGATATGGAAAAGGAAGGGCAGTTCATGTATGCAGACAACACCCCACTGCAGAATTACAGCAACTGGAAGGAAGGGGAGCCGAAGAACACATCTGTGCGCGAGGACTGTGTGGAAATGCTCAGCACGGGAGAGTGGAATGATTCAGAGTGCCATCTGGCTATCTACTTTGTCTGTGAATtcaagaagagaaaataa